A genomic region of Raphanus sativus cultivar WK10039 chromosome 6, ASM80110v3, whole genome shotgun sequence contains the following coding sequences:
- the LOC108806137 gene encoding uncharacterized protein LOC108806137: MSSTAIGVSLSMSSRIRRGGEVDVERVLVTASPTTLKLNQTRREVAGRFLGMKKRFHGTVAMTKAEVVEDGEEKKQKMSSRNLRVGLICGGPSAERGISLNSVRSVLDHIQGNGISVSCYYIDPDLNAYAISSAQVYSNTPADFDFKLESLAQAFTSLSELAEHLVSAVDIVFPVIHGRFGEDGGIQELLESRNIPFVGTASRECRRAFDKYEASLALKEYGFMSVPNYLVQGTEVDESEIAQWFTDNQLDLEVGKVVVKPANSGSSIGVKVAFGVKDSIKKATELILEGIDDRVVVEVFIENAYEFTAIVLDVGSGSDCHPVVLLPSEVELKFHGSGDTKENAIFDYRRKYLPTQQVTYHTPPRFPIHVIKSIREEASILFKKLSLRDFARFDGWYLTPTSNLASSPSETLKRSADIIFTDINLISGMEQTSLFFQQASKVGFSHSNILRTIIHRATSRYPQLSWYNYDESSQLLRGSTTMETSGDVQKVFVLFGGDTSERQVSVISGTNIWMNLQRFGDLKVTPCLLSSSLSNSIGAFPDKTESDLDNREVWLLPYSVVLRHTIEEVLAGCMEAIDPDRARFTSLLQQQVKEDLMDALKNQSWFAGFDITDEVPMRFSLKDWIKFAKKSEATVFLSAHGGIGEDGTMQALLENEGVPYTGSGVHASRICMDKAMASKALSHLSEFGVHTISNEVKRTEDIIHESIPDIWDELITKFKCLTLCVKPARDGCSTGVARLCSSEDLAVYVQALRDCLPRIPANSFSKTHGMIEMPNPTPELLIFEPFIETDEVIVSSKSSEKLSWKGSRRWVEITVGVIGKHGSMRSLSPSLTVKESGDILSLEEKFQGGTGINLTPPPPTIMSKEALERCKRGIELIAKTLGLEGFSRIDAFVHVETGDVMAIEVNTVPGMTPSTVLIQQALAEQPPMYPPQFFRTLLNLAAQRVK; the protein is encoded by the exons ATGTCATCCACGGCCATCGGTGTCAGCTTGTCAATGAGTAGCCGCataagaagaggaggagaagtcGATGTTGAAAGAGTACTAGTGACGGCCTCACCGACGACACTGAAGCTTAATCAGACTCGGAGAGAAGTCGCAGGCAGGTTTTTGGGGATGAAGAAAAGATTCCATGGTACCGTAGCAATGACTAAGGCAGAGGTGGTGGAGGACggagaggagaagaagcagaagatgaGTAGTAGGAATCTGAGAGTTGGTCTCATTTGCGGAGGTCCGTCTGCAGAGCGTGGGATTTCTCTAAACTCTGTTAGATCAGTTCTTGATCATATTCAG GGTAATGGTATAAGCGTCAGCTGCTATTACATAGATCCTGATCTCAACGCTTATGCAATATCCTCTGCTCAG GTGTACTCAAATACTCCGGCAGATTTTGATTTCAAGCTCGAGAG TCTTGCACAAGCATTTACTTCGTTATCAGAACTGGCCGAGCATCTTGTTTCAGCTGTTGACATTGTCTTCCCAGTAATTCATGGTCGGTTCGGTGAAGATGGTGGCATTCag GAGCTGTTGGAGAGTCGTAACATTCCATTTGTCGGTACGGCATCCCGTGAATGCCGCCGAGCCTTTGACAAG TATGAAGCCTCGTTGGCGCTCAAGGAGTATGGGTTCATGTCAGTACCGAACTACTTGGTTCAG GGAACTGAAGTAGACGAAAGTGAAATAGCGCAATGGTTTACAGATAATCAGCTGGACCTCGAGGTTGGAAAAGTCGTG GTAAAACCAGCTAACTCAGGATCTAGCATTGGTGTCAAGGTTGCTTTTGGTGTAAAAGACTCAATTAAGAAGGCTACTGAACTTATTCTAGAG GGAATTGACGACAGAGTAGTTGTTGAGGTGTTTATTGAAAACGCATATGAGTTTACTGCCATCGTCCTGGATGTCGGTTCTGGCTCTGATTGCCATCCTGTTGTGCTCTTACCTTCTGAG GTGGAACTTAAGTTCCACGGCAGTGGTGATACGAAAGAAAACGCCATCTTCGATTATCGGAGGAAGTATCTGCCGACACAACAG gtcaCATATCATACTCCTCCAAGGTTTCCTATCCATGTTATCAAAAGCATACGTGAAGAGGCATCTATTCTGTTCAAAAAGCTAAGTCTACGCGATTTTGCTCGCTTTGATGGATGGTATTTGACTCCCACTTCAAATTTAGCATCATCTCCGAGCGAAACGCTTAAAAGATCAGCGGATATTATATTCACAGACATCAACCTG ATAAGTGGCATGGAACAGACCAGTTTGTTCTTCCAGCAGGCTTCTAAg GTTGGATTTTCTCATTCAAACATTTTACGAACAATCATTCACCGTGCTACCTCAAGGTATCCCCAGCTTTCTTGGTATAATTATGATGAGTCCAGCCAACTACTCCGAGGTTCAACAACCATGGAAACCTCCGGGGACGTCCAGAAAGTGTTTGTCCTATTTGGAGGAGACACCTCAGAGCGGCAGGTCTCAGTCATCAGTGGAACAAATATCTGGATGAATTTGCAAAGATTTGGAGAT CTCAAGGTAACTCCTTGCTTGCTATCTTCATCACTTAGCAACTCAATCGGCGCATTTCCAGACAAAACAGAATCAGATTTGGACAATAGAGAAGTTTGGTTATTACC CTACTCTGTTGTGCTAAGGCACACTATTGAGGAAGTTCTTGCAGGGTGCATGGAAGCAATTGACCCTGATCGGGCTCGTTTTACGTCTCTGCTGCAGCAGCAAGTAAAGGAGGATCTTATGGATGCTTTGAAGAATCAAAGCTGGTTTGCAGGGTTCGATATAACAGACGAAGTGCCCATGAGATTCTCGTTGAAAGATTGGATCAAGTTCGCCAAGAAATCTGAAGCAACCGTCTTCCTTTCAG CTCATGGAGGAATTGGGGAAGATGGTACGATGCAGGCCTTATTGGAGAATGAAGGAGTGCCTTACACAG GTTCAGGAGTACATGCTTCAAGGATTTGCATGGACAAGGCTATGGCATCTAAGGCTCTTAGTCAT CTTTCAGAGTTTGGAGTTCATACAATAAGTAATGAAGTGAAGAGAACGGAGGATATAATCCATGAGAGCATCCCAGACATTTGGGATGAATTGATCACCAAGTTTAAGTGTCTGACACTATGTGTTAAACCGGCAAGGGATGGTTGCTCCACTGGTGTTGCAAGATTATG TTCCTCTGAAGACCTTGCGGTATATGTACAAGCTTTAAGAGATTGTCTACCAAGGATTCCAGCAAACTCTTTTTCTAAg ACACATGGAATGATTGAGATGCCAAACCCTACACCAGAGCTCTTGATTTTTGAACCATTTATTGAGACAGATGAAGTCATAGTTTCATCTAAATCCAGTGAGAAGCTATCATGGAAAGGTAGTAGGCGGTGGGTAGAGATAACCGTGGGCGTAATAGGTAAGCATGGGTCGATGCGTTCGCTAAGTCCTAGTCTTACTGTCAAGGAAAGTGGCGATATATTGTCACTAGAGGAGAAGTTCCAAG GCGGCACTGGCATAAACCTTACTCCGCCTCCACCAACAATCATGAG TAAGGAAGCATTAGAGAGATGCAAACGAGGAATTGAGCTGATTGCGAAAACTCTTGGGTTAGAAGGGTTTTCACGTATTGATGCTTTCGTGCACGTTGAAACTGGAGAT GTTATGGCAATAGAGGTTAATACAGTTCCCGGAATGACTCCTTCCACTGTCTTAATCCAACAG GCATTAGCAGAGCAGCCGCCAATGTACCCTCCTCAATTCTTTCGCACACTGCTCAATCTTGCTGCTCAAAGAGTCAAGTAA